One genomic region from Saprospiraceae bacterium encodes:
- a CDS encoding OmpA family protein → MKKSLFLSLFIITLVYTVSAQNDTWTAPKVTDNMTVDPEQNKKWRMGEGKYSAKPKNMWELGIHTGHFFVDGDVDPTQPGGYGIGLHLRKAIHYVFSLRGDITYGKTRGLDPQFTSQEIAAQDLSQTTAAGKHGGIYRNFKMSDVMVSLNGVVNIGNLLFHKERNKWNWYAFMGVGFDANKTKLDVLKGNTAYDFSSVTGNVNTKSGRKSIKKQVRGILDGVYETEARKKVAIFRLGDKTNVHALFSAGTGISRKISKRVNLGIEHQLLTSDNDLLDGFVYRSVVDQSNNNDVSHYTSIRLGINLGDFDKKTEPLYWLNPLDGVLNDVADLKQRPILDLSDTDGDGVIDMIDQEKNSAPGALVDTKGVSLDSDHDGVPDYLDKEPYSPPGFNVDGVGVASVEKEKILTEDDVVNLINQRISNIKTDWFLPMIHFDLDKYYIKPDFYGQLHHVATVMKSHPELKVVAVGHTDVRLASDYNKVLAYKRADAAINYLISKYGISRDRFILQYGGEELPLVANLPDSHNIPKQVEMNQYINRRVEFKIATATDQNMERPAGPDAGKDTPGSSRPGVKYSGNVNSGY, encoded by the coding sequence ATGAAGAAGTCTTTGTTTTTAAGCCTATTTATTATTACGTTAGTTTATACAGTTTCTGCTCAAAACGATACTTGGACAGCTCCAAAGGTTACCGACAATATGACGGTAGATCCAGAGCAAAATAAGAAGTGGCGAATGGGTGAAGGCAAATATTCTGCTAAGCCGAAAAATATGTGGGAACTAGGAATACATACCGGTCATTTTTTTGTTGATGGTGATGTCGATCCTACTCAACCTGGTGGTTATGGTATAGGATTACACCTACGCAAAGCTATACATTATGTTTTTTCTTTAAGGGGAGATATTACTTATGGCAAAACCAGAGGTTTGGATCCACAATTTACCAGCCAGGAGATTGCAGCACAGGATTTATCTCAAACTACTGCAGCCGGCAAGCACGGCGGAATATACCGCAACTTTAAAATGTCCGATGTCATGGTAAGTCTCAATGGAGTTGTGAATATAGGTAACCTTTTATTTCACAAAGAAAGGAACAAATGGAACTGGTATGCTTTTATGGGGGTGGGATTCGATGCTAATAAGACTAAGCTTGATGTGTTAAAGGGTAATACAGCGTATGATTTTTCTTCCGTAACCGGTAATGTAAACACTAAAAGTGGTAGAAAATCAATTAAGAAACAAGTTAGAGGTATATTAGATGGAGTCTATGAGACTGAAGCCAGAAAAAAGGTTGCAATATTCAGATTGGGCGACAAGACCAATGTACATGCATTGTTTTCTGCGGGAACAGGCATTTCAAGAAAAATCAGCAAAAGAGTTAATTTAGGTATAGAGCATCAATTGCTTACATCTGATAATGATTTGTTGGATGGTTTTGTCTACAGATCTGTAGTTGATCAGTCGAATAATAATGATGTTTCTCATTATACTTCTATCAGGTTGGGTATCAATCTTGGTGACTTCGATAAAAAGACTGAGCCATTATATTGGTTAAATCCATTAGATGGAGTGCTCAATGATGTAGCTGATCTTAAACAAAGACCTATCCTGGATCTTAGTGATACGGATGGCGATGGAGTCATTGATATGATCGATCAGGAGAAAAATTCTGCCCCTGGAGCTTTGGTAGATACTAAAGGGGTGAGCCTTGATAGTGATCATGATGGTGTGCCGGATTATTTAGACAAAGAACCATATTCTCCTCCAGGATTTAATGTAGATGGAGTAGGCGTGGCTAGCGTAGAAAAGGAAAAAATTCTCACCGAAGATGATGTCGTTAATTTGATCAATCAAAGAATCAGCAATATCAAAACTGATTGGTTTTTACCTATGATCCACTTTGATCTTGATAAATATTATATCAAACCTGATTTTTATGGTCAATTGCATCACGTGGCCACTGTCATGAAGTCACATCCTGAGCTGAAAGTAGTAGCCGTAGGTCATACTGATGTAAGATTGGCTAGTGATTACAATAAGGTATTGGCTTATAAAAGAGCTGATGCAGCCATCAATTATCTTATCTCTAAATATGGAATATCCAGAGATCGGTTCATATTGCAGTATGGGGGTGAAGAGTTGCCTTTAGTGGCCAACTTACCTGATTCTCATAACATACCTAAGCAAGTAGAAATGAATCAATACATTAATAGAAGGGTAGAATTCAAAATTGCTACTGCTACAGATCAAAATATGGAAAGACCAGCAGGTCCTGATGCAGGTAAAGACACTCCCGGCTCATCAAGACCAGGTGTTAAATACAGTGGTAATGTGAATTCTGGATATTGA
- the carB gene encoding carbamoyl-phosphate synthase large subunit, whose protein sequence is MPRDHSIKSVLIIGSGPIIIGQACEFDYSGTQAARSLREEGIIVTLINSNPATIMTDPVTADNIYLWPLTPESIIKILELHQIDAVLPTMGGQTALNLAVEADKQGIWEKYNVRMIGVDIAAIELAEDREQFRNHVKTLGMLTPPSYIANSFLEGKNAAQKIGFPLVIRSSFTLGGSGGGFVMKEAEFDEALRRGLDASPSHEVLVEKAVLGWKEFELELLRDKNDSVAIICTVENMDPMGIHTGDSITVAPAMTLSDTAFQKMRTDAIILMRSMGNFAGGCNVQFALHPETEEMIVVEINPRVSRSSALASKATGYPIAKIAAKLAIGYHLDELKNQITKTTSAYFEPTLDYVIVKMPRWDFEKFPGADHKLGLQMKSVGEVMAIGRNFLEALQKACQSQENRRMGLGADKKEWIQTQDILKRLEVAYDDRVYRIKDAMRLGVPEKTIQKLTLIDPWFLKQIKRLIKIEDELMKYNVAEDIPAHFLREMKELGYADGQIAWLLRINEKEVTRHRMKLGIKRTYKMVDTCAAEFEAKTPYFYSTFDQENESFASDKKKIIVLGSGPNRIGQGIEFDYCCVHGLIAIKEAGYEAIMVNCNPETVSTDFDIADKLYFEPVYWEHLKEILELEKPEGVIVQLGGQTALKLAENMHQDGIKIIGTSFNSLDIAEDRGRFSDLLKEMGIPYPEYGTARDADEALIVAKRTGYPVLVRPSYVIGGQKMRIVINDEELEHHVLTIFKHMPENKVLIDQFLERAKEAEIDAIFDGEDFHIMGVMEHIEPAGIHSGDSNAVLPPYSLTQTEIDTMSAYAERIARAMNIKGLINIQFAIKDHNVYVIEANPRASRTTPFIAKAYKVPYLNIATHVMLGNKKLKDFEILKQLDGYAIKVPVFSFDKFPHVAKHLVPEMKSTGEAIHYIENLKDPYFRKLVNEASMYLSR, encoded by the coding sequence ATGCCTCGTGATCATTCAATTAAATCCGTTCTCATTATAGGTAGCGGTCCCATCATCATAGGACAAGCCTGCGAATTTGATTATTCAGGAACCCAGGCTGCACGATCCCTTCGAGAGGAAGGAATCATCGTCACGCTGATCAATTCAAATCCTGCCACCATCATGACTGATCCGGTGACTGCAGATAATATCTACTTGTGGCCTTTGACTCCGGAGAGCATCATCAAAATATTAGAATTACACCAAATAGATGCTGTATTACCAACCATGGGTGGACAGACAGCACTCAACCTTGCAGTGGAAGCCGATAAGCAAGGAATTTGGGAAAAATACAATGTCAGGATGATCGGTGTCGACATAGCAGCCATCGAACTCGCAGAGGACCGTGAGCAATTTAGAAATCATGTCAAGACCCTGGGCATGCTTACTCCTCCTTCTTATATAGCCAATTCTTTTTTGGAAGGTAAAAATGCGGCCCAAAAAATAGGATTTCCGCTTGTGATACGATCTTCTTTTACTCTGGGTGGATCCGGAGGAGGATTTGTAATGAAAGAAGCTGAGTTTGACGAAGCACTCCGGCGAGGATTGGATGCTTCCCCTTCACACGAAGTTCTCGTTGAAAAAGCTGTACTCGGCTGGAAAGAATTTGAACTCGAATTATTAAGAGATAAAAACGATAGTGTCGCCATCATTTGTACGGTCGAAAATATGGACCCAATGGGTATCCATACAGGTGATAGCATTACAGTGGCGCCTGCAATGACTTTGTCTGATACTGCATTTCAAAAAATGAGGACAGATGCAATTATCCTGATGCGCTCCATGGGCAATTTTGCAGGTGGGTGTAATGTACAATTCGCCTTACATCCAGAGACTGAAGAAATGATCGTCGTAGAGATCAATCCCAGAGTATCAAGGTCTTCTGCCCTGGCAAGTAAAGCCACCGGCTATCCGATAGCCAAAATCGCCGCCAAACTGGCTATAGGATATCACCTGGACGAACTAAAAAATCAAATCACTAAGACTACCTCTGCTTATTTTGAACCAACCTTAGATTATGTGATCGTAAAAATGCCTCGATGGGATTTTGAAAAATTTCCAGGGGCTGACCATAAATTAGGCCTGCAAATGAAATCTGTAGGTGAGGTGATGGCTATAGGACGCAATTTTTTAGAAGCCTTGCAAAAAGCCTGTCAATCTCAGGAAAATCGCAGAATGGGGCTCGGTGCAGATAAAAAAGAATGGATCCAGACACAGGATATACTTAAACGACTGGAAGTAGCTTATGATGATCGGGTCTATCGCATCAAAGATGCCATGAGACTCGGAGTACCAGAAAAAACGATCCAAAAACTTACGCTCATCGATCCTTGGTTTTTGAAGCAAATAAAACGGCTCATTAAGATCGAAGATGAACTCATGAAATACAATGTTGCAGAGGACATCCCTGCACACTTTCTTAGAGAAATGAAAGAACTTGGGTATGCTGATGGACAGATCGCCTGGCTACTTCGAATCAATGAAAAAGAAGTGACCCGTCATCGAATGAAACTCGGTATCAAACGAACTTATAAAATGGTCGATACCTGTGCTGCTGAGTTTGAAGCTAAGACACCTTACTTTTATTCCACTTTTGATCAGGAAAACGAGTCTTTTGCGTCTGACAAGAAAAAAATAATCGTACTTGGCTCCGGTCCTAACAGGATCGGACAAGGTATAGAATTTGACTATTGTTGTGTACATGGTCTCATCGCAATTAAGGAGGCAGGGTATGAAGCTATTATGGTCAACTGCAATCCCGAGACCGTATCTACCGATTTTGATATCGCAGACAAACTCTACTTCGAGCCCGTGTATTGGGAACATCTCAAAGAAATTCTGGAACTTGAAAAACCTGAAGGTGTCATCGTACAATTAGGAGGACAGACGGCGCTGAAGCTGGCTGAAAACATGCACCAGGATGGGATTAAGATCATAGGCACTTCATTTAATAGCCTGGATATCGCAGAAGATCGGGGTAGATTTTCAGATTTGTTAAAAGAAATGGGCATACCCTATCCGGAGTATGGTACAGCCAGAGATGCAGATGAAGCACTTATAGTGGCCAAAAGAACCGGTTACCCTGTGCTTGTGCGTCCATCCTACGTGATTGGGGGGCAGAAAATGCGTATCGTCATCAATGATGAAGAACTTGAACATCATGTATTGACCATTTTTAAACATATGCCTGAAAATAAGGTCCTGATAGATCAATTTTTGGAGCGTGCCAAAGAAGCTGAGATTGATGCCATCTTTGATGGCGAAGACTTCCATATTATGGGAGTCATGGAGCATATCGAACCTGCCGGCATCCATTCTGGTGATAGCAATGCCGTCTTACCTCCTTATAGTCTTACTCAGACAGAGATTGATACGATGTCAGCCTATGCCGAAAGGATAGCGCGGGCCATGAATATCAAAGGATTGATCAATATTCAATTTGCGATCAAAGATCATAATGTGTATGTGATCGAAGCCAATCCAAGGGCTTCACGTACTACTCCATTTATAGCCAAAGCTTACAAAGTGCCCTACCTTAATATTGCAACCCATGTAATGTTGGGAAACAAAAAATTGAAGGATTTTGAGATTCTCAAACAACTGGATGGATATGCGATCAAAGTACCGGTATTCTCTTTCGACAAGTTCCCCCACGTCGCCAAACACCTTGTGCCTGAGATGAAAAGTACCGGCGAAGCAATACATTATATAGAAAACCTTAAAGATCCCTATTTTAGAAAACTGGTCAATGAGGCTAGTATGTATCTGAGCAGATAA
- a CDS encoding UDP-N-acetylmuramoyl-tripeptide--D-alanyl-D-alanine ligase, whose amino-acid sequence MDINTLYQEYLLSSGVSIDSRSIKPNQIFFALPGTKVKGSQYASEALNKGARLALVEDEGLAQNESKFFFTPDALLAMQNLAIHHRNHLQIPIIGITGSAGKTTTKELISKVLSKKYVVSSTQGNLNNHIGVPLTLLGITPQTQIGIVEMGANHINEIEALCEIARPTHGLITSIGKAHLEGFGSLEGVILAKSELFRFLNKQNGVIFVNQDDALVFNVSKAFDMKKVFYADLINGELIDASHLLKLRLASNKKEVFVNTSLPGKYNYSNLLSAATVGSYFGVSLQEIKIAFETFENSNNRSQLIKKGTNDYLMDAYNANPLSMSEAISSFADLVTDKNKILVLGEMREMGVDEMAEHKKIIELVQRFPWSMVCLIGDSFNFVDTSSHLKLFKDVDAFKSWESLQPFENAFILVKGSRGVALEKWISQSTTFDSTH is encoded by the coding sequence ATGGACATTAATACACTTTATCAGGAATATCTTTTAAGCTCAGGAGTCAGTATAGATTCGAGGAGCATAAAGCCCAATCAAATATTTTTTGCCTTACCTGGCACAAAAGTAAAAGGTAGTCAATATGCCTCAGAAGCCTTAAATAAAGGAGCAAGGCTAGCATTGGTAGAAGATGAAGGTTTGGCACAAAATGAGAGCAAATTTTTTTTCACCCCGGATGCCTTACTCGCTATGCAAAACTTAGCCATCCACCATAGAAACCATCTTCAGATCCCGATAATTGGGATTACAGGTTCTGCAGGTAAGACGACTACGAAAGAATTGATCTCCAAGGTTTTATCAAAAAAATATGTGGTCTCTAGTACCCAGGGTAACCTGAACAACCATATTGGTGTCCCTTTGACCTTATTGGGTATCACGCCTCAAACTCAAATAGGCATAGTTGAAATGGGCGCCAATCATATAAATGAAATTGAAGCACTGTGTGAGATCGCAAGACCTACCCACGGCCTGATCACGAGTATCGGAAAAGCGCATTTAGAGGGATTCGGAAGCTTAGAAGGTGTCATCCTTGCCAAATCTGAGCTTTTTCGATTTTTAAATAAACAAAACGGAGTAATATTTGTCAATCAGGATGATGCCCTTGTTTTCAATGTCAGTAAGGCTTTTGATATGAAAAAAGTCTTTTACGCTGATTTGATCAATGGGGAATTAATTGACGCTTCACATCTACTGAAGCTCAGACTGGCATCTAACAAAAAGGAGGTGTTTGTCAATACTTCGCTACCAGGAAAATACAATTATTCAAACTTGCTTTCGGCTGCCACAGTGGGGTCCTATTTTGGAGTAAGTCTGCAGGAGATAAAGATAGCTTTTGAAACTTTTGAAAACTCGAACAATCGATCGCAGCTTATAAAAAAAGGGACCAATGATTATTTGATGGACGCTTATAATGCCAATCCGTTGAGTATGTCCGAAGCAATCTCATCGTTTGCTGATTTGGTAACAGATAAAAATAAAATTTTAGTCCTTGGAGAGATGAGGGAGATGGGAGTCGATGAAATGGCAGAACATAAAAAAATCATCGAATTGGTACAGCGATTTCCATGGTCTATGGTTTGCCTGATAGGGGATTCATTCAACTTTGTAGACACTTCTTCCCACCTAAAATTATTCAAAGATGTTGATGCCTTCAAATCCTGGGAGTCACTTCAGCCTTTCGAAAATGCTTTTATTTTAGTCAAAGGCAGCAGGGGAGTGGCATTGGAAAAATGGATTTCGCAATCCACTACATTCGATTCAACACATTGA
- a CDS encoding PorP/SprF family type IX secretion system membrane protein: protein MTNFKIILFVLVALVARGQDPVLSQFYSSPILLNPSFAGNTSSPRFAINYRNQWPGLAQAYRTYALSYDQFFDDYNSGIGISVLSDDQGKGLYKTTKLAAIYSYRLKVGKSTFIKTGFELAGVQATVGWDKFIFPDQLDPLYGEVGPGGSPLPSGELRPDNTNRLYLDLAMGTMIYNPHFYGGLSINHINNPDIRFTRSVDNTSSGLPLRLTLHAGSQITIFDAKPGKSDIFISPNILYTRQNNFSELLGGAYVGLGPLFTGVWARLTPNNPDALIMNIGIKTGKMKISYSFDATISKLTLNSGGAHELGIVFNLDDQNPRKTPDYNDCFQLFR from the coding sequence TTGACAAATTTTAAAATTATATTATTTGTATTGGTGGCCTTGGTGGCAAGAGGTCAGGATCCTGTATTAAGCCAGTTTTATAGTTCTCCCATATTACTCAACCCCTCCTTTGCAGGAAATACCAGTTCGCCAAGATTTGCTATCAACTATCGCAACCAATGGCCGGGATTGGCTCAGGCATATAGGACATATGCATTGTCGTATGATCAATTTTTTGATGACTATAACAGTGGAATAGGGATCTCAGTCCTATCCGACGATCAGGGTAAGGGTTTGTACAAAACCACCAAACTGGCTGCCATCTATTCCTATCGGTTAAAAGTAGGCAAATCAACTTTTATTAAAACCGGATTTGAATTGGCTGGAGTGCAAGCGACCGTCGGATGGGACAAATTTATATTCCCAGACCAACTTGATCCACTGTACGGCGAAGTTGGTCCGGGAGGTAGTCCATTGCCTAGTGGCGAACTCAGACCTGACAACACCAATCGGCTTTATTTGGACCTTGCTATGGGGACTATGATCTACAACCCACATTTCTATGGAGGTCTGAGTATCAACCATATCAATAATCCAGATATTAGATTTACCCGGTCGGTCGATAATACCAGCAGTGGGCTGCCTTTAAGGTTGACATTGCATGCTGGAAGTCAGATTACTATATTTGATGCCAAACCAGGCAAAAGTGACATCTTCATCAGTCCTAATATTTTGTATACCAGGCAAAACAATTTTAGCGAATTATTGGGAGGTGCTTATGTTGGCTTAGGACCTTTATTTACGGGGGTGTGGGCCAGGTTGACTCCAAATAATCCTGATGCCCTGATTATGAATATCGGCATCAAGACAGGTAAAATGAAAATCTCCTATAGTTTTGATGCCACTATTTCAAAACTAACCCTCAATTCCGGGGGTGCTCATGAGCTGGGAATTGTTTTTAATCTGGATGATCAAAATCCGCGTAAAACCCCGGATTACAATGATTGTTTTCAGCTTTTTAGGTGA
- a CDS encoding SUMF1/EgtB/PvdO family nonheme iron enzyme encodes MNRIVILILTVSLLASCSKKGGERSSSTGWKYNDQKWGGFEKLDYKGQVTGPNLVPIEGGTFVMGLTEEDVPFQWNNEGRRVTVSSFYMDETEVSNIDYREYVYWLSRVYVTYPQIAKKALPDTLVWREELSFNEPFVESYFRHPSYNDYPVVGVNWLQANAYCQWRSDRVNEMILIEKGILNPNPEQKDGENFNTDAYMTGQYAGNVRKNLKDLQSGGERAVKMEDGIVLPAYRLPTEAEWEYAALALNGKQVSKNDELIAERRIYPWDGNTVRYKKHTKNQGKMMANFKRGRGDYMGTAGKLNDQGNIPTGVRSYVPNDFGLYNMAGNVNEWVADVFRPLTSTTLRDEEQQDLNPYRGNEFRVIDLDSTGNVQKDSLGRIKYRMVKIEEASQRDNYNRGNVLNYKDGDDTAGAFYDYGVHTLISNKSRVIKGGSWADRAYWLSPGARRSKDEDRGDKTIGFRCAMSRMGSQSMNDQKGNDFGVKPKAVKRRYN; translated from the coding sequence ATGAATAGAATTGTAATCCTCATACTCACGGTTTCGCTCCTGGCTTCTTGTTCTAAAAAAGGGGGTGAACGATCTTCTTCTACCGGTTGGAAATATAATGATCAAAAATGGGGCGGTTTTGAAAAATTGGATTATAAAGGGCAAGTCACCGGACCTAATTTAGTGCCTATCGAAGGTGGTACCTTTGTCATGGGTCTGACTGAGGAAGATGTACCCTTTCAATGGAATAATGAAGGTCGAAGAGTGACGGTCTCCTCTTTTTATATGGATGAAACCGAAGTATCCAATATCGACTATAGAGAATATGTATACTGGCTGAGTAGAGTCTATGTGACCTACCCTCAAATTGCGAAGAAAGCTTTGCCCGACACTTTAGTCTGGAGAGAAGAGCTTTCCTTCAATGAGCCATTTGTAGAAAGTTATTTCAGACATCCTTCCTATAATGATTATCCTGTAGTCGGTGTCAATTGGTTACAAGCCAATGCTTATTGTCAATGGAGGAGCGACAGAGTCAATGAAATGATATTAATAGAAAAGGGTATTCTCAATCCAAACCCAGAGCAAAAAGATGGAGAAAACTTCAATACAGATGCTTATATGACAGGCCAGTATGCTGGAAATGTCAGGAAAAATTTGAAAGACCTACAGAGCGGGGGTGAAAGAGCGGTGAAGATGGAAGACGGTATTGTGTTGCCTGCTTATCGCTTGCCTACAGAAGCAGAATGGGAATATGCAGCCCTGGCACTTAATGGCAAACAGGTCTCTAAAAATGATGAATTGATTGCTGAAAGAAGAATTTATCCTTGGGATGGCAATACGGTCAGATATAAAAAGCATACGAAAAACCAGGGGAAAATGATGGCCAACTTTAAACGTGGCAGGGGTGATTATATGGGTACTGCAGGAAAACTCAATGACCAGGGCAATATACCTACTGGTGTAAGGAGTTATGTGCCTAACGATTTTGGTTTGTATAATATGGCTGGTAATGTCAATGAATGGGTAGCGGATGTATTCAGACCATTGACCAGTACTACATTAAGAGATGAAGAACAACAAGACCTCAACCCATACCGGGGTAATGAGTTTAGGGTAATTGATCTTGATTCTACCGGCAATGTGCAGAAAGATAGTCTAGGAAGAATTAAATATAGAATGGTTAAAATTGAAGAAGCATCTCAGAGAGACAATTACAACAGGGGAAATGTCCTTAATTATAAAGACGGTGATGATACTGCTGGTGCGTTTTATGATTATGGAGTACATACCCTGATCAGCAATAAATCCCGTGTTATTAAAGGGGGATCCTGGGCAGATCGTGCTTATTGGCTGTCGCCTGGCGCCAGAAGATCCAAAGACGAAGACCGAGGTGATAAGACTATTGGTTTTAGATGCGCTATGTCCCGAATGGGCTCTCAATCAATGAATGACCAAAAAGGCAATGATTTTGGGGTAAAGCCAAAAGCTGTTAAAAGAAGGTATAACTAA
- a CDS encoding hydroxyacid dehydrogenase: MTNQKRKVLITDAVHPVLIDGLIANGYEVDYEPEVGYDKVKNSIAKYNGLIINSKILCDASFIDHGTQLKFIARLGSGREVVDIHYAESKGICVYFSPEGNKNAVAEQALGMLLVLANQILLADQQVRAGIWEREARRGWELSGKTIGIIGFGHTGSQFAKKLAGMEMNILVYDKYLHDLEKEVPYIKEVPLPFLLEHSDIISIHLPLGEDTFHLVDHSFLWSMKQEGILINTSRGNVVHTEALIEALEAGRLAGACLDVFENEKPGTFTSQEKLMYQRLYQLPNVVLTPHIAGWTVQSKYKLAAILLEKIAQRDLEMSGKA, from the coding sequence ATGACGAATCAAAAACGGAAAGTTTTGATCACAGATGCGGTCCATCCAGTCTTGATCGATGGGCTTATAGCAAATGGATATGAAGTCGATTATGAGCCGGAGGTAGGCTATGATAAGGTAAAAAACAGCATTGCGAAGTATAATGGCCTGATCATCAATAGCAAGATATTATGTGATGCATCCTTTATAGACCATGGGACACAATTGAAATTTATAGCTCGCTTAGGTTCTGGAAGGGAAGTGGTCGACATCCATTATGCCGAATCAAAAGGAATCTGTGTATATTTTTCGCCGGAAGGAAACAAAAATGCAGTCGCAGAGCAAGCTTTGGGTATGTTGCTCGTACTGGCCAACCAGATTTTGCTGGCTGATCAGCAAGTGCGTGCAGGTATATGGGAACGCGAAGCCCGGAGAGGATGGGAACTTTCGGGCAAAACGATTGGCATCATAGGATTTGGACATACCGGCAGCCAATTTGCCAAAAAACTTGCCGGTATGGAGATGAATATCCTTGTCTATGACAAATATCTACATGATTTGGAGAAGGAGGTGCCTTATATTAAAGAAGTGCCGCTGCCATTTTTGTTAGAGCATAGTGATATCATCAGCATCCATCTTCCACTGGGAGAAGACACCTTTCACCTGGTAGATCATTCTTTTTTGTGGTCGATGAAACAGGAAGGAATTTTAATAAATACATCCAGGGGGAATGTAGTGCACACAGAAGCACTGATAGAGGCTTTGGAAGCGGGCAGGTTGGCGGGAGCATGTCTGGATGTATTTGAAAATGAAAAGCCGGGCACTTTTACATCACAAGAGAAATTGATGTATCAAAGGCTTTATCAATTACCTAACGTAGTACTTACACCGCATATAGCAGGGTGGACTGTTCAATCCAAATATAAACTGGCTGCGATTTTACTCGAAAAAATTGCTCAAAGAGATCTGGAAATGAGCGGGAAAGCCTAA